Within the Leptospira johnsonii genome, the region TGGGAGTCATCATCTTCAAATCAGATTTGGTGATCCCCGAGGCTCTATCGAAATTCTTTTCGATGTATCTACTTTTCGCGATCGGATTCAAGGGAGGCCACGAACTTTTCAAGACCCCTTTTAGTTCCGAACATGCATTGACTTTATTAGCATGTAGTATCATGGCCACTATAGTGCCAATCTACGCTTATTTTATTCTTAAGACCAAATTAGAAAAACATAACGCTGCTGCTTTGGCCGGATCGTTTGGGTCTATCAGCGCGGTGACATTCGTAACCGCAGGAGCTTATCTTCATAATCTAAATATAGAATATGGCGGTTTTATCGTAGCCGGTATGGCTCTTATGGAATCTCCAGCAATCGTGATTGCAGTTATTCTGGACAGACTTTCTAAGAATAAAGCGAACGGCGGCGGATCCATCAACTGGAAAGCTCTTCTTCATGAAGCGTTATTCGGATCTTCAATCTACCTTTTAGTAGGCGCTTTGATCGTAGGTTATCTGACTGGAGACAGTGGATGGAATGCTGAGAAACCGTTTACCGAGGACTTATTTAAAGGGATCTTAACATTCTTCCTCTTGGATATGGGAATCTCCGCAGCGAAAAGATTTAAAGAACTTACTCACGTTGGTTTCTTCCTGATATTCGCGGCAATCTTATTAATGATAATCAACGCAAGTATAGGATTAATTCTCACCAAAGTGATCCACATGCCAGAAGGAGATGCGTTGATGTTCGTAGTTCTTTGCGCTTCCGCTTCCTATATCGCGGTTCCTGCGGCAATGAAGGATATGATCCCGGAAGCAAATCCGAGTATCTACCTCACGGTGGCTTTATCCATCGTGTTCCCGATCAATATCATCCTTGGTATCCCTTTGTATCACTACTTAGTCAAAGCTATCATGTAGGGTATTTTTCCCCTCCGAGAAGCAAACTCTCGGAGGGATTATTTTTGCTTATATAAAAAAAAACGTAAAATTCTTTGGACGATCCCTAAAACTAGGGGTTTTGTATCCGGTTTTAAATTTTAGAAGGATTTTCTAATATTTGGGACAAATAAAACACGGAGAACCATATGAAAGTGTTTCAATTCATAAAGATAATCTATAAAATTCAACCGATCGGCAAATTCAGTTTAATTCTACTGTTTTTGACTGTAGGTTCCCCAAGCGTATTTTCTCAAGGAGCCAATAAAGGTACTGTAACTACAGAGCCTGCGACTACTGCTCCAGCTGCCGCCGCTCCTCAAAAGTCTACAGCAGAGGAAGAAGACAGTTATGTTTCTCCTATGAAATCCAGCGGTTTAACTCCGGATTTTACTAGGAGCATGTTCTTTGAACCTGAGTTGGGAAAGAAAGTCGCGAACCATAAAAAAGCATGGTTAAACGATTGGATCCGTATCGGAGCCTATGTTCGCCCTAGGTATGAGGACAGGTATAACCTAGCATTCGATAAATCGAATAAAGGTTATACCTCTAGAGCGATGCAAACCTCTCAGGTATTTTTCATCATCGATCCTAGCCCTTATTTTTCTGCAAAAGTTACCTTCCAAGACGCAAGAGTCTGGGGAGGAGAAACTCCAGCTAGCGTAGGTGACGTTCGTGCAAACGTTTTCGACGGAGCAGGAGCTACTACGACGAGTAATCCTGCTGCTGGCGGAACCGGGACCACTATCCCGAGCCAAACCACGCTAAGGGAAGCTTTTATTCTTTTGAAAAAACTTCCCTTAGATGCAAAGGTTCAGGTGGGTAGACAAATTCTAGCCTACGGGGACCAGAGATTACTGGGTGGAGCGAACTGGACTATAAACGGCCTGTCTTATGACGGAGCTCGTATCATGTTTGATCAGGACAATTACAAGATCCACTTCTTCGGAACTAAAATTGCAGCCAATCAGAACGGTGTAAACGGAGTGGTTTCGGCTAATGCTCCAATTACTGTTACTGACCCTGTAACTAAAAAAGCTACTGTGGTAAATCCTGGTCAACCGGACCAATATATAGTAGGTACATATAACTCGGTAACTGCAAAAGATTGGTTTACTCTGGATGTTTATTCCATCGGACTTTTGACCAAAAAGACTGCGATCGCAGGAGCCAAATCAGATCTGGATCTTTACAATAACTCTTGGGCAAAACAACAAAGCGATCTGATCACCACCGGTTTTAGGATCACGAACCGAACTGCGAATAATAATCTACCTAAGGACGGATTCTGGGGAGCTTGGGACTGGGCTTTCGAAAGTGCCTGGCAAACTGGAGCTACAGGACAAAGAAACGTAAAAGATCCACTTTTGGATTCTTACGTGCAGCAGAATATTGCAGGAATGTCCGGCCAAAGTTACGGCACCCAAGCTCAAAAATATTCAGGTTCCATGCATGTATTGCAAACCGGTTATACTTTTTTTGAAAAGTTAAGAGCAGGATTCCAATATACTTACGCGTCGGGAGATAATAATCGTACGGATGGAAGTAACGGGACTTTCCAAACTCTTACCAATCCACGATTCGGAGTATTTCCTTATTGGAATAACGTAGCAGGTCTTTCAGAGAACATAGATACAAAAAACTTAAGTTCTTACAATTTCAATTTTTCGTATAAGACAGACCATTACGGAACATTCTATGCTGCTTATATCGTTAATAACAAGGTACAAACCCAGGACGCTTGGTATGCGATCAACGGTACTGCAAACACTGGAGCTTCTACTGAAAGTAACGGTGTAGGACAAACCACGATCGCAGTAGGCGGAACAGGTAAAAATATCTACAACGAATTCGACCTAACTTGGATGTATGTCGTAAATGATTACGTTTCCATCTGGATCGGAGGAGGTATCTTGACTGCGGGTAATGCGGTTAAAAATCAGAGAAACGCTCTCTATCATTATAATCTTCAAGCTGTAGGAA harbors:
- a CDS encoding alginate export family protein, with the protein product MKVFQFIKIIYKIQPIGKFSLILLFLTVGSPSVFSQGANKGTVTTEPATTAPAAAAPQKSTAEEEDSYVSPMKSSGLTPDFTRSMFFEPELGKKVANHKKAWLNDWIRIGAYVRPRYEDRYNLAFDKSNKGYTSRAMQTSQVFFIIDPSPYFSAKVTFQDARVWGGETPASVGDVRANVFDGAGATTTSNPAAGGTGTTIPSQTTLREAFILLKKLPLDAKVQVGRQILAYGDQRLLGGANWTINGLSYDGARIMFDQDNYKIHFFGTKIAANQNGVNGVVSANAPITVTDPVTKKATVVNPGQPDQYIVGTYNSVTAKDWFTLDVYSIGLLTKKTAIAGAKSDLDLYNNSWAKQQSDLITTGFRITNRTANNNLPKDGFWGAWDWAFESAWQTGATGQRNVKDPLLDSYVQQNIAGMSGQSYGTQAQKYSGSMHVLQTGYTFFEKLRAGFQYTYASGDNNRTDGSNGTFQTLTNPRFGVFPYWNNVAGLSENIDTKNLSSYNFNFSYKTDHYGTFYAAYIVNNKVQTQDAWYAINGTANTGASTESNGVGQTTIAVGGTGKNIYNEFDLTWMYVVNDYVSIWIGGGILTAGNAVKNQRNALYHYNLQAVGTESAGLHLNTGVATGASGTASMAHMFFFQVNAGF
- a CDS encoding sodium-dependent bicarbonate transport family permease, with protein sequence MADSAILQNILNPPVLFFFLGMGVIIFKSDLVIPEALSKFFSMYLLFAIGFKGGHELFKTPFSSEHALTLLACSIMATIVPIYAYFILKTKLEKHNAAALAGSFGSISAVTFVTAGAYLHNLNIEYGGFIVAGMALMESPAIVIAVILDRLSKNKANGGGSINWKALLHEALFGSSIYLLVGALIVGYLTGDSGWNAEKPFTEDLFKGILTFFLLDMGISAAKRFKELTHVGFFLIFAAILLMIINASIGLILTKVIHMPEGDALMFVVLCASASYIAVPAAMKDMIPEANPSIYLTVALSIVFPINIILGIPLYHYLVKAIM